In a genomic window of Limisphaera ngatamarikiensis:
- a CDS encoding dihydroorotase produces MKAWLLTGGRVVDPAEGRDGPADVLIQDGKIVAVGEAAAALCPPDAERVDVRGCVVSPGWIDMHVHLREPGQTAKETIATGTAAAARGGFTCVVCMPNTSPPIDNAGTVALIRQRAAEQAHVHVLVAGAITKGLAGEELAPIGGLKRAGVVAITDDGRCVQNHELMRRALEYARMFNLPVLDHCQDESLVSDGVAHEGVWSVLLGLRGWPAVGETLMVARDILLAELTGCHVHCQHLSAAGSVALVREARRRGIPVSAEACPHHFVLTDAALAGSEKFWATDGTGVWGMAGRRDLPHWPAYDTRFKMNPPIRSARDREAILEGVADGTIEVLATDHAPHCSYEKEVEFDYAPFGITGLETALPLALMQFYHSGRMTLADLIARFTVGPARILGVDKGTLRPGAAADITVFDPDAEWVFTPEDTRSKSRNSPFYGWPLKGRAVMTFVAGRRVYP; encoded by the coding sequence ATGAAGGCGTGGTTGTTGACCGGTGGACGGGTGGTGGACCCGGCCGAAGGCAGGGACGGTCCGGCCGACGTGCTGATTCAGGACGGGAAAATTGTCGCGGTCGGAGAGGCAGCCGCCGCGCTTTGTCCGCCGGATGCGGAACGGGTGGACGTACGGGGATGCGTGGTCAGCCCGGGCTGGATCGACATGCACGTGCATTTGCGGGAGCCCGGGCAGACGGCCAAGGAAACCATCGCCACCGGCACGGCGGCAGCGGCCCGGGGGGGATTCACCTGCGTGGTGTGCATGCCGAACACCTCGCCCCCCATTGACAACGCCGGCACGGTGGCGTTGATCCGTCAACGGGCGGCCGAGCAGGCGCATGTGCATGTGCTGGTGGCCGGCGCCATCACCAAAGGGCTGGCAGGCGAGGAACTGGCACCCATCGGGGGACTGAAACGTGCGGGTGTGGTGGCCATCACCGACGACGGCCGCTGCGTGCAGAACCACGAGCTGATGCGGCGCGCCCTCGAGTATGCCCGCATGTTTAACCTGCCGGTGCTGGACCACTGCCAGGACGAGTCGCTGGTCAGCGACGGCGTGGCACACGAAGGCGTCTGGAGCGTGCTGTTGGGGTTGCGCGGCTGGCCGGCGGTGGGCGAGACACTCATGGTGGCCCGGGACATCCTGTTGGCGGAACTGACCGGTTGCCACGTACACTGCCAGCATCTGAGCGCCGCAGGGAGCGTGGCGCTGGTGCGGGAGGCCCGGCGCCGCGGCATCCCCGTCTCTGCCGAGGCGTGTCCGCATCATTTCGTCCTCACGGATGCCGCACTGGCCGGCAGCGAAAAGTTCTGGGCGACGGACGGCACGGGGGTTTGGGGTATGGCGGGACGACGGGATCTGCCCCATTGGCCCGCGTACGACACCAGGTTCAAAATGAACCCGCCCATCCGGTCGGCACGGGATCGGGAAGCCATCCTGGAAGGCGTGGCCGACGGCACCATCGAGGTGCTGGCCACGGATCACGCACCACATTGCAGTTACGAAAAAGAGGTCGAGTTTGACTACGCCCCGTTCGGCATCACCGGATTGGAAACCGCGCTGCCACTGGCCCTCATGCAGTTCTATCACTCCGGCCGAATGACCCTGGCGGACCTCATCGCCCGGTTTACGGTCGGCCCGGCCCGAATCCTCGGTGTGGACAAGGGGACCCTCCGACCGGGTGCGGCTGCCGACATCACGGTGTTCGACCCCGACGCCGAGTGGGTCTTCACGCCGGAAGATACCCGGAGCAAGTCACGGAACAGCCCGTTTTACGGTTGGCCGCTGAAAGGCCGCGCCGTGATGACCTTTGTCGCCGGCCGCAGGGTATACCCGTGA
- a CDS encoding citrate synthase: protein MATETETQQTAPVARLELEGRVYELPIVVGSEGEKAIDISRLRELTGYITLDDGYANTGSCTSAITFIDGEKGILRYRGYPIEELAEKSTFIETAWLLIYGELPTRAQLQRFSDLLTENQDLHEDLKHHFEGFPATAHPMAILSSMINASSCFYPGLMGPANRERFDVHAARLISQVRTIAAFAYRKSRGLPIIYPRKKYKYTANFLHMLFSDVYEDYPLRPEVVRALDLIFLLHADHEQNCSTSTVRMVASSQANLFASAAAGVCALWGPLHGGANQAVIEMLEEIHASGGDGRELIEAVKSKKGGRRLMGFGHRVYKNYDPRARIIKKACDDLLQALQLHDPLLDIARRLEEAALNDPYFIERKLYPNVDFYSGIIMRAIGLPKEMFPVIFAIGRMPGWIANFREILFAPKAKIYRPRQIYTGSTVRHYVPIEQRG, encoded by the coding sequence ATGGCGACGGAAACTGAGACCCAACAAACCGCACCGGTGGCCCGGCTCGAGCTGGAGGGCCGGGTGTATGAACTGCCCATTGTGGTGGGATCGGAAGGGGAGAAGGCCATCGACATCAGTCGGCTGCGCGAGTTGACCGGCTACATCACCCTGGACGACGGCTACGCCAACACCGGGTCGTGCACCAGCGCCATCACGTTCATCGACGGTGAGAAGGGCATCCTGCGCTACCGGGGTTATCCCATCGAGGAACTGGCCGAGAAATCCACCTTCATCGAAACCGCGTGGCTGTTGATCTACGGCGAACTGCCCACCCGCGCCCAGCTGCAGCGGTTCTCGGACCTGCTGACGGAAAACCAGGACCTGCACGAGGACCTGAAACATCACTTCGAGGGGTTCCCCGCCACGGCCCATCCCATGGCGATCCTGTCCTCGATGATCAATGCCAGCAGTTGTTTTTACCCGGGCCTCATGGGGCCCGCGAACCGGGAGCGCTTCGACGTGCACGCCGCCCGGTTGATTTCGCAGGTCCGAACCATCGCGGCGTTCGCCTATCGGAAGTCGCGCGGGTTGCCCATCATTTATCCGCGCAAGAAGTACAAGTACACCGCCAACTTCCTGCACATGCTCTTTTCGGACGTGTACGAGGACTATCCACTGCGTCCCGAGGTGGTCCGGGCGCTGGATCTCATCTTCCTGCTCCACGCGGATCACGAGCAGAACTGTTCCACCTCCACCGTGCGGATGGTGGCTTCGAGCCAGGCCAACCTCTTTGCCAGTGCGGCCGCCGGCGTGTGCGCCCTGTGGGGGCCGTTGCACGGCGGGGCCAACCAGGCCGTCATCGAGATGCTGGAGGAAATCCATGCCTCCGGGGGCGACGGCCGCGAACTCATCGAGGCGGTTAAGAGCAAGAAAGGGGGGCGCCGCCTCATGGGCTTCGGCCATCGGGTGTACAAGAACTACGACCCCCGCGCCAGGATCATCAAGAAGGCCTGTGATGACCTCCTGCAGGCACTGCAGCTGCATGATCCGCTGCTGGACATCGCCCGACGCCTGGAGGAAGCCGCCCTGAACGACCCGTACTTCATCGAGCGCAAGCTCTATCCAAACGTGGACTTTTACAGCGGCATCATCATGCGGGCCATCGGACTGCCCAAGGAGATGTTTCCGGTCATCTTCGCCATCGGCCGCATGCCGGGCTGGATCGCCAACTTCCGCGAAATCCTGTTCGCGCCGAAGGCCAAGATCTACCGGCCCCGCCAGATTTACACCGGTTCCACGGTGCGTCATTACGTGCCGATCGAGCAACGCGGCTGA
- a CDS encoding host attachment protein: MKTPRLVVLTDLGHFKAARLETTLRGTPRLEWLEDVRLESYPNRVVDKVTDLAGRHAAPGNKHWGAPMADAHNLKLETRRRLVKDIARRIAQLMRAHPDMPLWLAAPSEINHLILDELPGTLRVRVEASLARDLTRAGQRDVLAAFPRLRNNS; the protein is encoded by the coding sequence ATGAAGACGCCTCGATTGGTGGTGCTGACGGATCTCGGCCATTTCAAGGCGGCCCGGCTGGAGACGACCCTGCGCGGGACACCCCGCCTGGAATGGTTGGAGGATGTGCGGTTGGAAAGCTACCCCAACCGCGTGGTGGACAAGGTGACCGATCTGGCCGGCCGTCACGCGGCCCCGGGCAACAAACATTGGGGGGCACCCATGGCCGACGCACACAACCTGAAACTCGAGACCCGCCGGCGCCTCGTCAAGGACATCGCCCGCCGCATTGCCCAACTCATGCGGGCTCACCCCGACATGCCCCTGTGGCTGGCGGCACCCTCGGAAATCAATCACCTCATTCTGGATGAGCTGCCGGGCACGCTGCGAGTACGAGTGGAAGCCAGCCTGGCCCGGGATTTGACCAGGGCGGGTCAGCGCGACGTCCTTGCCGCCTTCCCCCGCCTGCGAAACAACAGCTGA
- a CDS encoding site-2 protease family protein — MRWSLRIARVAGIEVRLHITFILFLAWIGFSYYHLGGPEDAVRGLVFVLALFGCVLLHEFGHAFAALAFGIRTPDITLLPIGGVARLQRIPDRPWQELIVALAGPLVNVVIAAVLIFVLGQRLSLEHLERLNVPTVALLAKLATVNIMLVLFNLIPAFPMDGGRVLRALLAMALPYSRATQIAATVGQGLAFVLGFLGLFTNPMLIFIAFFVFLGAQQEAAAAQIRDISTGLPVAEAMVTHLVPLPPHAVLDDAVEALLRTSQHEFPVLDADGRILGVLTRDDLIAALKRQGPHVPVTEVMRRDLPVVYAYEPFEEAFRKMEECGCPALPVVDATGRFVGLITPENVGELMLVHSLRPAGARPAWRRVAPTPH, encoded by the coding sequence ATGCGCTGGTCCCTTCGTATTGCACGCGTGGCCGGTATCGAGGTCCGGCTCCACATCACGTTCATCCTGTTTCTGGCATGGATAGGCTTCAGCTACTACCACCTGGGCGGTCCCGAAGACGCAGTGCGCGGTCTGGTGTTTGTGCTTGCATTGTTCGGGTGTGTGCTGCTGCATGAGTTCGGACACGCCTTCGCGGCCCTGGCCTTCGGGATTCGAACTCCGGACATCACCCTGCTACCCATCGGCGGGGTGGCGCGGCTGCAACGGATTCCGGACCGCCCCTGGCAGGAACTGATCGTTGCCCTGGCCGGGCCGCTCGTGAATGTGGTCATTGCGGCCGTGCTCATTTTCGTGCTGGGCCAGCGTTTGTCGCTGGAACATCTGGAGCGGCTGAACGTGCCGACGGTGGCACTGCTGGCCAAGCTGGCCACGGTGAACATCATGCTGGTTTTGTTCAATCTGATACCCGCCTTTCCCATGGACGGCGGACGCGTGCTGAGGGCGTTGCTGGCCATGGCCCTGCCGTACAGCCGGGCCACCCAGATCGCCGCCACGGTGGGACAAGGTCTGGCATTTGTACTCGGGTTCCTGGGCCTGTTCACCAACCCGATGCTGATTTTCATCGCCTTCTTTGTCTTTCTGGGAGCACAACAGGAGGCGGCCGCGGCCCAGATTCGCGACATCAGCACCGGGTTGCCGGTGGCCGAAGCCATGGTCACCCACCTGGTGCCGCTGCCGCCTCATGCCGTGCTGGACGATGCCGTGGAGGCCCTGCTGCGCACCTCCCAACACGAATTCCCCGTGTTGGATGCGGACGGCCGGATTCTCGGCGTGCTCACCCGCGACGACCTCATCGCGGCCTTGAAACGCCAGGGGCCGCATGTGCCCGTCACGGAGGTCATGCGGCGCGATTTGCCGGTGGTTTATGCCTACGAACCGTTCGAGGAAGCCTTCCGAAAGATGGAAGAATGTGGGTGCCCCGCGCTGCCGGTCGTGGATGCCACGGGCCGGTTCGTCGGACTGATCACGCCGGAAAACGTGGGCGAATTGATGTTGGTCCACTCGCTCCGGCCGGCCGGGGCCCGGCCTGCGTGGCGGCGGGTCGCCCCAACCCCGCACTGA